In Paramormyrops kingsleyae isolate MSU_618 chromosome 13, PKINGS_0.4, whole genome shotgun sequence, a single window of DNA contains:
- the LOC140578244 gene encoding sterile alpha motif domain-containing protein 3-like gives MWLRVIISPQNIRKVQLSQLPDSVDSLKAKLKSKLEIQEDFLLQYEDPDFGNELCNLTDISELPAERAVLKIVWDPDSSVLKQSDTQSVSSLDTASVSTSSSQSSSAVVQSHMRSTLEWPSPFPIPTFSYDVELRLRRANEAYEQTNKALSVPREMKSHILEKIAEAVFVLKAYPHTEEIETVASALVLKHPCLTEPGKGKGFDGWKMSIKFKLGNYRSKLRSAGCHEVNINRKRGGGDGDDKKIPLKKAKRGEVNYLPDHPGGQSDDTLEEERLILVEELKKRTKDAILISQKMSLTFSLRRKEIVEGVPMVSEVLERWPALSLPNEIGNEFKRITNVDLLDTFKSSLHQHAPQLLKLYRARQGAFGKEMEDLLNKLDQQTSNIVNHRKQGVLEGLPLFLREDPSALFRKYLDTSPADRQTRGMKMGILVMTEDDVAPSTLPTFTSFSVVLEEAVVLKDISDLQSAVAYLFGLIFALDFQYPKELKYTFEVIEKVFMEMGTQCSARVQSLKTKLFL, from the exons AGGTCCAACTTTCACAACTGCCTGACTCTGTGGACAGTTTAAAAGCAaaactaaaatcaaagttgGAGATTCAGGAAGACTTTTTGCTACAATATGAGGACCCTGACTTTGGAAATGAACTGTGCAATTTAACAGACATTTCTGAGCTGCCTGCTGAAAGGGCTGTTTTGAAAATTGTGTGGGACCCAGATTCATCTGTGCTTAAACAGTCTGATACACAATCTGTTTCCTCTCTTGATACTGCCAGTGTGTCAACGTCTTCCTCCCAGAGCTCTTCAGCCGTCGTTCAGAGCCACATGAGAAGTACATTGGAGTGGCCGTCACCTTTTCCAATTCCTACTTTCTCGTATGATGTTGAATTGAGGCTTCGCAGAGCAAATGAGGCttatgaacaaacaaacaaggctTTAAGTGTACCAAGAGAAATGAAGTCCCACATCTTGGAGAAAATTGCAGAGGCAGTATTTGTTCTTAAAGCATACCCACACACAGAGGAAATTGAAACTGTTGCTTCTGCACTTGTGTTGAAACACCCCTGCCTTACAGAGCCAGGTAAAGGCAAAGGATTTGATGGGTGGAAAATGAGCATAAAATTCAAACTTGGCAATTACAGGTCCAAACTGCGATCAGCTGGTTGCCATGAAGTTAATATCAACAGGAAAAGAGGTGGGGGAGATGGTGACGATAAGAAAATTCCTCTGAAAAAGGCCAAACGAGGAGAGGTTAATTACTTACCAGATCATCCTGGAGGCCAGTCTGATGATACTCTGGAGGAGGAAAGACTCATATTGGTGGAGGAACTAAAGAAGAGGACTAAAGATGCGATCCTCATCAGTCAGAAAATGAGCCTGACATTTTCACTTCGACGAAAAGAGATTGTGGAAGGGGTGCCAATGGTGTCTGAAGTGCTGGAACGATGGCCTGCCCTGTCTCTTCCTAATGAG ATAGGTAATGAGTTTAAACGCATTACCAATGTGGACCTCCTGGATACATTCAAATCTTCGTTACACCAACATGCACCACAACTTCTGAAGTTGTACAGAGCAAGACAGGGGGCTTTTGGAAAAGAGATGGAAGATCTACTTAACAAGCTTGATCAACAG ACCTCAAATATTGTGAATCACAGAAAGCAAGGAGTTCTGGAAGGCCTCCCTTTGTTTCTCCGTGAAGATCCTTCTGCACTGTTTAGAAAATATCTG GACACATCTCCAGCCGACAGACAGACCAGAGGGATGAAAATGGGAATTCTTGTCATGACCGAGGATGATGTCGCCCCTAGCACACTGCCTACCTTTACAAGCTTTTCTGTTGTTTTGGAGGAGGCAGTTGTTCTGAAAGACATTTCAGACCTGCAGTCTGCTGTTGCTTACCTGTTTGGCCTTATCTTTGCCTTGGATTTTCAGTACCCAAAAGAACTCAAATATACTTTTGAGGTAATTGAGAAGGTGTTCATGGAAATGGGCACTCAGTGCTCTGCAAGGGTACAGTCCCTGAAAACTAAACTCTTCCTGTGA